The Clupea harengus chromosome 5, Ch_v2.0.2, whole genome shotgun sequence genomic sequence tgtttatgagatctaacgtgtgtgtgtgagatctaacctgtgtgtgtgtgcaggggcgtaGCAAGCTTTTCAAAAGTGAGGGGGATGGATGTGATTTGTTTATTAACAATAGAAACGATGGATACAATGACAGAGGTGTACAACATGTATCAGAAATACTTTAATAATCCCAGGGGGAAATTATTTTTGTTACAAactacaaatatacaaacaaaatatattaagaaccttcctgtgctctctctgaaaCTGATGCCTCCAGCAACTTCCTCTCCCAAAGTGGTAATAATGGGCAGTGGTAAAGGAATAGGGCCAAACAGTTACAGCTGTGGCACTAGCAAACCTCAGTGAATATTGAAAAATAATATCATGAAGTAAATGCAAACAATATCTAATGGAAATAGGCTACTGTTGTTTAATGTCAAAAATGTTCAACGTTCAGCTTTCAACTTCACTTACAGGATTTCTCTTGAAAAAATGTGTCAATATTCTCCTGCCTCTTTCTTTTATGCATCTTGATACTGCGTGACAAAAAGACGTTGCTTGTGAAGTTAAAAAGGTGCAGTTACAGTACCTTCCATCCTGTAGTTACAACTGATAAACACACCATTTTCTAAATATCTGCTAACGTTACGCATATAGCTACAGTAACGGCATAtaaaaagagatgaaaatgCCACCGGACATTAAACTTTACGAACACAAATGGCAAAAGACAACCTAGCTactgtagctagctaacagCCTAATGTTAAATGATGGGttcagttagctaacgttagctcagGTTGTATCTACCTAATTACAATAGCAATTTGTACCAGTATTAAAGAGTTAAGCTTTACATTGATGTAACACATTAACGGTGATAACACGTGTACGGCAAACACTAAAGATACTTGCATTACATTTCTTAAAAGTACTGGACTATTGGTTGAATTCCAGTGTAGAATGCGGTCTGTTAAGACCGCTGCGAAGTATAACACACCGTTGCCATGACAAACAGAGCGTTGCTATGGACGCAGTTCTGTTAACTCAGGCAATATAATCGCTACACACAGCCTACGACGTAGCTACGGCGGCAGTTCGACGCAAGGCGTTTGTGCAAAACTGTGGAAAAACTGCAGAAAAAGTATGGGTGTTGAACCCTCTCACCGGGAAAAGTGTGGGTGTTAAAACACCCACATCCCCCACGGGTGCgacgcgcctgtgtgtgtgtgtgtgtgagatctaacatgtgtgtgtatgtgtgtgtgtgtgtgtgagagagatctaacgtgtgtgtgtgtgtgtgtgtgtgtgtgtgtgtgtgtgtgtgtgtgtgagagagatctaacatgtgtgtgtatgtgtgtgtgtgtgtgtgtgtgtgagagatctaacatatgtgtgtgtatgtgtgtgtctccccagtCCCAGTCACTCTCTCCCCAGAAGTGCGTCTAATGTGGAGGGCCGCAGTGTTCCAGCCACACCCCTCCTGTCCCGCACCGCTCCAATCAGCATTCACGTCAGGTATGCTCCAACCAATCAGCATTCACGTCAGGTATGCTCCAACCAATCAGCATTCACGTCAGGTATGCTCCAACCAATCAGCATTCATGTTATGTATTCCTCAACCAATCAGCATTCATGTCAGATATTACTTCGCACCCCCCTCCCAACCAATCAACATTACCTCTCCAACCAATCAGTATTCATGTCAAGTAATTCCCGCCAATTATCACTCACTATAGGGACCCACCCTTAGGCCTCCACCAATCAGCATTCATGGGAAGTAGCCAATATCTCTTCCTCGTTTGTGCTCTCAAATCACCATAGAGACAACACACTAGTCcacgacccctgacccctacctctctctctctgtctctctatcgctccatccccccatccctctccccctccctctctctctgtgtctctctatccctctcctcctacctctctctctgtgtctctgtatccctccatccccccatccctctccccctgtctctctctatcgcccCCCGCAGGCCTGAGGTGTCTGGCGGTATCGCTCTGAAGCAGTGGTGCGGGAGTCCCGACGTTCCTCACTTTGTTCCGCTGGCGTCTCTGGAGGGTTCTGCGTCAGACCGGCGCAGCTGCCCGTACAGTTCTCGCGCTCGCCGTAGCAACAGCTCCGAGGCGCTGCTGGACCGCTCCAGCCTGCCGGACGGCCCGCCCCCCCGCAACGGCATGCCCCCCCGTGGCGGCCCCTTTAAGAGTTCCGAGACCCTGACGGACGGCAAGCTACGGCAGTACCGGGGCAGTCCGGAGCGgcaggtggggggggtgggcaggGAGCAGGGGCGCACGCGCGCCTCTGTGGGGGGTCGCCCGTCGGGAGGGGGCTACAACGAGATCCTCCTGGACTACATCTGGGGCAAAGCGCCGTCGCGGCCCAACCAGCTGCCGGCCGGATCTCAGCCGGCCCCGCGCGGCTGGCCTgatgtgtgcccccccccctttaacggcctctccctctcccagctGCAGCTGGCCGCCCCCCCTCCCTACAGCCCACTGCTGCTGCGGGGCGCCCCCCCCCTCACCGACCCGCGCAGGGCAAAGGTCACCCGCACCAAATCGTGTGGCCCCTTCCTCCCCGAGCCCCTCCTGCTGTCGGCCTACgagccccaccacccccccgccGCCTCCAGCGCCGCCTCCATCCCCaccctgcacccccacccactGGCCCCCCCCCACAGCCGGCGGCCCCCGCTCTCGCTGCCCACCCCCGAGGACTCGACGCGGAGCCTCCACAAGGCCCTGGCGCTGGAGGGACTGAGAGACTGGTACCTGCGCAACGCCCTGGGCTACGCCCCCAGCAAAGGCCAcgcccacacacagccaccgcTGCTGCCGCAGGGCCCGCCCAGCCAGGGGGAGATCTACCCCCCGATAGGCTCCCAGATGACCCAGGGGGAGATGATCTACCCCCCGATAGGCTCCCAGATGACCCAGTCTGCCTCCTTCCATGGATACCCGCTACAGGCCAGGTCAGAGGGTCAGAGGACTgattgtgactgtgactgtgactgtaacTGACTGATTgatagactgactgactgattgattgattgattgattgatggctgactgactgacagactgatTGATTGAACGATTGAC encodes the following:
- the ccdc120b gene encoding coiled-coil domain-containing protein 120 isoform X2, encoding MDVRRHVVSTMGLGAPDSQDGKLQTERVCELQERKQSLQAALTSRMGELRRVCLLEAELTGKLPRDFPLEAGERPPLIQRRSGLPPHAPSHHTQDDPCQRRQMKALFGGALRRSTEADKRTVHRGCHTEETVKSESSSMSDSTSQDNESSPSVCVSVAPQQRSLSHPRLNPGSPDSRLIRKLSPVEIYYEMRTRRNSTSSSISPSHSLPRSASNVEGRSVPATPLLSRTAPISIHVRPEVSGGIALKQWCGSPDVPHFVPLASLEGSASDRRSCPYSSRARRSNSSEALLDRSSLPDGPPPRNGMPPRGGPFKSSETLTDGKLRQYRGSPERQVGGVGREQGRTRASVGGRPSGGGYNEILLDYIWGKAPSRPNQLPAGSQPAPRGWPDVCPPPFNGLSLSQLQLAAPPPYSPLLLRGAPPLTDPRRAKVTRTKSCGPFLPEPLLLSAYEPHHPPAASSAASIPTLHPHPLAPPHSRRPPLSLPTPEDSTRSLHKALALEGLRDWYLRNALGYAPSKGHAHTQPPLLPQGPPSQGEIYPPIGSQMTQGEMIYPPIGSQMTQSASFHGYPLQARSVELSRFPEPFPSQLQEGATPDPPAPGTLV
- the ccdc120b gene encoding coiled-coil domain-containing protein 120 isoform X1, with protein sequence MDVRRHVVSTMGLGAPDSQDGKLQTERVCVCVSDSQDGKLQTERVCELQERKQSLQAALTSRMGELRRVCLLEAELTGKLPRDFPLEAGERPPLIQRRSGLPPHAPSHHTQDDPCQRRQMKALFGGALRRSTEADKRTVHRGCHTEETVKSESSSMSDSTSQDNESSPSVCVSVAPQQRSLSHPRLNPGSPDSRLIRKLSPVEIYYEMRTRRNSTSSSISPSHSLPRSASNVEGRSVPATPLLSRTAPISIHVRPEVSGGIALKQWCGSPDVPHFVPLASLEGSASDRRSCPYSSRARRSNSSEALLDRSSLPDGPPPRNGMPPRGGPFKSSETLTDGKLRQYRGSPERQVGGVGREQGRTRASVGGRPSGGGYNEILLDYIWGKAPSRPNQLPAGSQPAPRGWPDVCPPPFNGLSLSQLQLAAPPPYSPLLLRGAPPLTDPRRAKVTRTKSCGPFLPEPLLLSAYEPHHPPAASSAASIPTLHPHPLAPPHSRRPPLSLPTPEDSTRSLHKALALEGLRDWYLRNALGYAPSKGHAHTQPPLLPQGPPSQGEIYPPIGSQMTQGEMIYPPIGSQMTQSASFHGYPLQARSVELSRFPEPFPSQLQEGATPDPPAPGTLV